A DNA window from Undibacterium sp. YM2 contains the following coding sequences:
- a CDS encoding DUF1839 family protein, protein MSLHALQPIIASTYQPHALHGADRAWAETNCYIDVWIEVLHAQGLNPLACLPMVFANDFDGDQWTFYKPPHEDLFALYGIDVQELNVWRGLLGNAMVQLDRGRLVLTETDSFYLPDTAGTDYRTNHVKTTIAIQEIDLEQQKLGYFHNSSYHELQGEDFVETFRIGKPHDAAFMPLFAEFVRLDQVQKKTDAELAAISLPLLRKYLARRPRNNPVSLFLPVFIRDVEQLKEEGMAAYHAYAFACLRQLGAGFSLGAHYLRWLQQHQGLQFEQAAIEFDAISEVTKTLLLKTARAVMGKKAVDLAPLVEQLAVHWQQGMTALDNSLAGQ, encoded by the coding sequence ATGAGCCTGCACGCTTTACAGCCGATTATTGCCAGTACCTATCAGCCTCATGCCCTGCATGGTGCCGACCGCGCCTGGGCAGAAACCAATTGCTATATCGATGTCTGGATAGAAGTCTTGCATGCGCAGGGACTGAACCCGCTGGCATGCCTGCCCATGGTATTTGCCAATGATTTTGATGGTGATCAGTGGACGTTTTACAAACCACCGCATGAAGACTTGTTTGCCCTGTATGGCATTGATGTGCAGGAACTCAATGTCTGGCGCGGCCTGCTCGGCAATGCCATGGTACAGCTGGACCGTGGCCGCCTGGTGCTGACAGAAACAGATTCATTTTACCTGCCGGATACCGCAGGCACAGACTACCGCACGAATCACGTCAAGACCACGATAGCGATACAGGAAATCGATCTTGAACAGCAAAAGCTCGGTTACTTCCATAACAGCAGCTATCATGAATTACAGGGCGAAGATTTTGTAGAAACCTTCAGGATAGGCAAGCCGCATGATGCGGCATTCATGCCATTGTTTGCCGAGTTTGTACGCCTTGATCAGGTGCAGAAAAAGACGGATGCAGAACTGGCCGCGATTTCTTTGCCACTCCTGCGCAAATACCTGGCAAGGCGCCCGCGCAATAACCCTGTCAGCCTGTTCCTGCCGGTCTTTATCCGCGATGTAGAACAATTGAAAGAAGAGGGCATGGCGGCTTATCATGCCTATGCATTTGCCTGCCTGCGTCAACTCGGTGCAGGCTTTAGCCTGGGTGCGCATTACCTGCGCTGGCTGCAGCAACATCAGGGCTTGCAGTTTGAACAGGCAGCAATAGAATTTGATGCCATTTCCGAAGTCACCAAGACCCTCCTGTTGAAAACCGCCAGAGCAGTCATGGGTAAAAAAGCGGTGGACCTGGCACCGCTGGTGGAACAACTGGCGGTGCATTGGCAACAGGGTATGACAGCACTTGATAACAGTTTGGCTGGCCAGTGA
- a CDS encoding amino acid--[acyl-carrier-protein] ligase, translating to MSIDFSPEGLTDDLVAAGHIIPVGVQGIFGRGPVFEDVLHRFDDYVSRVAANDGAVKISFPPCLDRKVLERSEYLDSFPQLAGTIFSFTGNEAQHKELMENVHEGRPWTHLQTMTAVCLTPAACYPVYPSFTGTIPAEGRLVDMQNWVFRNEPSPEPTRMQSFRVREFVRVGTPDMVVAWRDVWLQRGLDILKSLGLPAHSDVASDPFFGRGGRMLAANQREQQLKFEVLVPVISEAKPTAVCSFNYHQDHFGKLFEIYQQNGELAHTACLGFGLERIVMALFKTHGMQPENWPQTARDILWS from the coding sequence ATGTCTATCGATTTTTCTCCTGAAGGCCTGACCGATGATCTGGTCGCCGCCGGGCATATCATCCCCGTCGGTGTGCAAGGCATTTTTGGTCGCGGCCCGGTGTTTGAAGATGTGCTGCACCGTTTTGATGATTATGTCAGCCGCGTGGCTGCTAATGATGGTGCGGTCAAAATTTCTTTCCCGCCCTGTCTGGACCGCAAGGTGCTGGAACGTAGTGAATACCTGGATTCTTTCCCGCAACTGGCGGGCACCATTTTCAGTTTTACCGGCAATGAAGCACAGCATAAAGAACTCATGGAAAACGTCCATGAAGGCCGCCCATGGACGCATTTGCAAACCATGACTGCAGTCTGCCTGACGCCCGCTGCCTGCTACCCGGTGTATCCAAGCTTCACCGGCACTATTCCGGCAGAAGGCCGTCTGGTGGATATGCAAAACTGGGTATTCAGGAATGAGCCCTCGCCTGAGCCTACCCGCATGCAGTCTTTCCGCGTGCGTGAATTTGTCCGTGTCGGCACGCCCGACATGGTCGTAGCCTGGCGCGATGTCTGGTTGCAGCGCGGCCTGGATATTTTAAAATCCCTGGGTTTGCCTGCGCATTCAGATGTCGCCTCCGATCCTTTTTTTGGCCGTGGTGGCCGCATGCTGGCAGCAAACCAGCGTGAACAGCAATTGAAGTTTGAAGTATTGGTGCCAGTGATCTCCGAAGCCAAACCGACCGCGGTATGTTCCTTCAATTATCACCAGGATCATTTCGGCAAACTGTTTGAGATTTATCAGCAGAATGGTGAACTGGCTCACACTGCCTGCCTGGGTTTTGGCTTGGAACGCATAGTCATGGCCTTGTTCAAGACGCATGGCATGCAGCCAGAGAACTGGCCCCAAACTGCTCGCGACATATTGTGGTCATGA
- a CDS encoding acyl-CoA dehydrogenase family protein, with protein sequence MDTPATPMILAARLVAKEFAAPHANAVDQDARFPLEAVTALKREKLLSAYVPVALGGAGSSLSELVEIVETLARECASTAMIYAMHQIQVISIVRHALDNPWYQNYLRELVQHQYLIASVTSEVGVGGEMRRSHCAVEVDGQSFTLVKDATTISYGAQADDLLVTARRNPDAAHSDQSLILVRKADYTLEQKGGWDTMGMRGTCSPPFLMSSVGDVAQIIDVPFGDMSAQTVVPVSHLLWGGCWMGCAAAAVNKARAFVRGQARANPGTVPPTALRLAELVSMMQSLRTSVQACLTEYETLSVADDAAVGTLTSMGYSLKMNNLKIDATQALPNIVTKALSICGILGYKNDSKFSMSRHLRDAHSAAIMVGNDRILATNANLLLVLKDD encoded by the coding sequence ATGGATACCCCGGCCACTCCCATGATACTGGCGGCCAGACTGGTCGCCAAAGAATTTGCCGCCCCCCATGCCAATGCAGTTGATCAGGACGCGCGCTTCCCGCTGGAGGCGGTGACTGCCCTCAAGCGAGAGAAATTACTGAGCGCCTATGTACCGGTGGCGCTGGGTGGTGCCGGATCGAGCCTGAGTGAACTGGTAGAAATCGTTGAAACCCTCGCGCGTGAATGTGCATCGACAGCGATGATCTATGCCATGCACCAGATACAGGTGATCAGCATAGTCCGTCATGCGCTGGATAATCCCTGGTACCAGAATTATTTGCGCGAACTGGTGCAGCATCAGTATCTGATTGCTTCTGTGACTTCAGAAGTTGGTGTCGGTGGTGAAATGCGCCGCAGTCATTGTGCGGTGGAGGTGGATGGCCAGAGCTTCACGCTAGTCAAGGATGCGACCACGATTTCTTACGGTGCTCAGGCCGATGATTTACTGGTGACTGCGAGACGCAATCCCGATGCGGCCCATAGCGATCAATCATTGATATTGGTACGCAAAGCCGATTACACGCTGGAACAAAAAGGTGGCTGGGACACCATGGGCATGCGCGGCACTTGCAGCCCGCCCTTCCTCATGAGCTCTGTTGGCGATGTGGCGCAGATTATCGATGTCCCCTTTGGTGACATGTCAGCACAAACCGTGGTGCCGGTATCGCATCTGCTATGGGGTGGTTGCTGGATGGGCTGTGCCGCAGCCGCAGTCAATAAAGCCAGGGCCTTTGTACGTGGCCAGGCCCGTGCCAATCCAGGCACAGTGCCGCCGACAGCGCTGCGCCTGGCAGAACTGGTCAGCATGATGCAAAGCCTGCGTACTTCAGTACAGGCCTGTCTGACCGAGTATGAAACTTTGTCTGTGGCAGATGACGCGGCGGTTGGCACGCTGACTTCCATGGGTTATTCACTGAAAATGAATAACCTGAAGATAGATGCAACCCAGGCCTTGCCGAATATAGTCACCAAGGCCTTGTCCATCTGCGGCATCCTTGGCTACAAGAACGACAGCAAGTTCAGCATGAGCCGCCACCTGCGCGATGCACATTCAGCCGCCATCATGGTCGGCAATGACCGCATCCTTGCCACCAATGCCAACTTGCTGCTGGTACTTAAAGACGATTAG
- a CDS encoding acyl carrier protein, with protein MSKEQIRQVLKEHGKFSADIDALAEDADLYEAGMTSHASVNVMLALEDAFDLEFPDRMLKRSVFESINAIHAAIQELTA; from the coding sequence ATGAGCAAAGAACAGATACGCCAGGTATTAAAAGAGCATGGCAAATTTTCTGCCGATATTGATGCCCTCGCAGAGGATGCCGACCTGTATGAAGCAGGAATGACATCACATGCCAGCGTGAATGTCATGCTGGCACTGGAAGATGCTTTTGATCTCGAATTCCCCGACCGCATGCTCAAGCGCAGCGTGTTTGAAAGCATCAACGCCATCCACGCAGCGATACAAGAATTGACGGCATGA